In Struthio camelus isolate bStrCam1 chromosome 4, bStrCam1.hap1, whole genome shotgun sequence, a genomic segment contains:
- the CFAP96 gene encoding cilia-and flagella-associated protein 96 isoform X2, which produces MPADGKSDMERIGLFSEMGYITIGDRYVSHYMRPFNEAASKNRQMLPGGTKTLSALQAGYFEPQFVRIFDGEAYSNPVQLRRRYRLAESKKNLGRAFLPSNGDKLPCGLGSYYGTIGGPYAYFSAQLKAKEKYTAPGKNFYTNPGKKGTGYGYVNVTIGEQYPHAPEVYEAGRIDAKKAREEHRRLVKGGPFKLNLYPREYFDMNPYFSDQPLPPVKKQPPEKKIAPPFKPSSPAKKPGGMKGGTFDPYPSHSADPYVIKKSKAVTTNKGGQIFHPPPGPKSRPITSIMTLNVTRKLNIF; this is translated from the exons ATGCCTGCAGATGGAAAAAGTGATATGGAGAGGATTGGCCTCTTCAGTGAAATGGGTTATATTACCATTGGAGATAGATATGTATCACATTATATGC GCCCTTTTAATGAAGCTGCAAGCAAGAACAGACAGATGTTACCTGGGGGGACCAAAACATTGTCAGCTCTTCAGGCAGGTTATTTTGAGCCTCAGTTTGTGAGGATTTTCGATGGTGAAGCCTACTCAAATCCTGTTCAGCTAAGGAGGCGCTATAGATTGGCAGAATCAAAGAAAAATTTGGGCAGAGCTTTCCTTCCCAGTAATGGAGACAAATTGCC ATGTGGACTGGGCAGCTATTATGGAACCATAGGAGGTCCGTATGCATACTTCAGTGCGCAACtgaaagccaaagaaaaatatACAGCTCCTGGAAAGAATTTTTATACTAATCCAGGAAAGAAAGGAACTGGATATGG ataTGTAAATGTTACCATAGGTGAACAATATCCTCATGCACCTGAAGTGTATGAAGCAGGAAGAATAGATGCAAAg AAAGCACGAGAGGAACATCGGCGTTTGGTTAAAGGAGGGCCTTTCAAGTTAAATCTCTATCCACGGGAGTATTTTGACATGAATCCCTATTTTAGTGACCAACCTTTGCCACCAGTGAAGAAACAACCTCCAGAGAAGAAAATTGCACCTCCTTTTAAACCAAGTTCTCCTGCTAAAAAG ccagggGGCATGAAGGGAGGCACATTTGATCCTTATCCAAGCCATTCTGCTGACCCCTATGTAATTAAAAAATCTAAAGCAGTCACAACTAATAAAGGCGGACAGATTTTTCATCCTCCTCCTGGACCAAAAAGCAGACCTATTACAAGCATAATGACTTTAAATGTCACAAG AAAGTTGAATATCTTCTGA
- the CFAP96 gene encoding cilia-and flagella-associated protein 96 isoform X1, giving the protein MPADGKSDMERIGLFSEMGYITIGDRYVSHYMRPFNEAASKNRQMLPGGTKTLSALQAGYFEPQFVRIFDGEAYSNPVQLRRRYRLAESKKNLGRAFLPSNGDKLPCGLGSYYGTIGGPYAYFSAQLKAKEKYTAPGKNFYTNPGKKGTGYGYVNVTIGEQYPHAPEVYEAGRIDAKKAREEHRRLVKGGPFKLNLYPREYFDMNPYFSDQPLPPVKKQPPEKKIAPPFKPSSPAKKPGGMKGGTFDPYPSHSADPYVIKKSKAVTTNKGGQIFHPPPGPKSRPITSIMTLNVTRSLNVMNYKTVRLTSN; this is encoded by the exons ATGCCTGCAGATGGAAAAAGTGATATGGAGAGGATTGGCCTCTTCAGTGAAATGGGTTATATTACCATTGGAGATAGATATGTATCACATTATATGC GCCCTTTTAATGAAGCTGCAAGCAAGAACAGACAGATGTTACCTGGGGGGACCAAAACATTGTCAGCTCTTCAGGCAGGTTATTTTGAGCCTCAGTTTGTGAGGATTTTCGATGGTGAAGCCTACTCAAATCCTGTTCAGCTAAGGAGGCGCTATAGATTGGCAGAATCAAAGAAAAATTTGGGCAGAGCTTTCCTTCCCAGTAATGGAGACAAATTGCC ATGTGGACTGGGCAGCTATTATGGAACCATAGGAGGTCCGTATGCATACTTCAGTGCGCAACtgaaagccaaagaaaaatatACAGCTCCTGGAAAGAATTTTTATACTAATCCAGGAAAGAAAGGAACTGGATATGG ataTGTAAATGTTACCATAGGTGAACAATATCCTCATGCACCTGAAGTGTATGAAGCAGGAAGAATAGATGCAAAg AAAGCACGAGAGGAACATCGGCGTTTGGTTAAAGGAGGGCCTTTCAAGTTAAATCTCTATCCACGGGAGTATTTTGACATGAATCCCTATTTTAGTGACCAACCTTTGCCACCAGTGAAGAAACAACCTCCAGAGAAGAAAATTGCACCTCCTTTTAAACCAAGTTCTCCTGCTAAAAAG ccagggGGCATGAAGGGAGGCACATTTGATCCTTATCCAAGCCATTCTGCTGACCCCTATGTAATTAAAAAATCTAAAGCAGTCACAACTAATAAAGGCGGACAGATTTTTCATCCTCCTCCTGGACCAAAAAGCAGACCTATTACAAGCATAATGACTTTAAATGTCACAAG atcattAAATGTAATGAATTACAAGACTGTACGCCTGACATCAAACTAG
- the CCDC110 gene encoding coiled-coil domain-containing protein 110, whose translation MHHSREVASRRTIEAEDQIHPQTALKILQQQLESFKTLRQQILENVNMVQSEISEILNKNIIEMKTPLCSSDETLMISTPNDVYLPAENPESPFSMKNVHHDQRPCTDERVEANSNTGNTVSDIKFSHSISLKTIATGKVENSEDLIGNTTILALKNEYKCHLLPGAELETEHLNAAHGKVILNESKLSILSPKYGKESYVADNINYLNKSLKQEFHKSVSNDSDLLEHNTEKSGFLCREKLDIKSKENAETAGSLDGSHIVPVSLKESGLHFDPEFYEDPKCVNTWGSSITVCNEQAESESKNGHKEIRSNYSEGDRFQVNFLSKMVKDDLIMLDHKEHVEKEEQLNILNQKLMRLGSQKFSESKVACEYEGKTEALQKSLKNSEHLQNRVHDLENENLILKNKVKPLNVTIQSLKGKISKYDKQIQDLAEEKKRMQSQLAKSEDDSKERIKEVKKLLRKCKELQNQKKILEEERNQLYNGSQHTMQALHDFPIKNQKVEEEMTVVTCEKERLKAMLESLQEKCSMLQEANKKLEVDTSHLMKEKNSLEGELERNQSEIQQMKEKETATKSELETLLQLMQTLEDKKLNLEMTLQECSNTKQMLQKDFEKVQSDKACTEKKLMTQLRNAKADIDLLKSNLTNADRECERLSTAITNVTEENQLLKKELQEYRQGASKYESDIRKLTEERLLLENHLRTVENERDVLQFEFRHLHKDYAYLRGRATALVRGQRKPGYSSGIKQDYCCSEYSTEICKETSDPKYTALECHSQDTWLNSTDSQEEILTQQKWATEI comes from the exons ATGCATCACAGCCGTGAGGTCGCCA GCAGGCGTACAATAGAAGCAGAAGATCAAATTCACCCGCAAACAGCGCTGAAA ATTCTTCAGCAACAGCTGGAATCCTTTAAGACTCTTCGGCAACAGATTCTGGAGAATGTTAACATG GTACAGTCTGAAATCAGTGAgatactaaataaaaatataattgaaatgaAAACTCCACTGTGTAGCTCAGACGAGACACTGATGATTAGCACACCAAATGATGTGTATCTG CCTGCAGAAAATCCTGAATCACCATTTTCTATGAAAAACGTTCATCATGATCAACGACCCTGTACTGATGAGCGTGTGGAAGCAAATTCCAATACTGGAAATACAGTCAGTGATATAAAATTTTCACATAGTATTTCACTGAAAACCATAGCAACTGGAAAGGTAGAAAATTCTGAAGATCTAATCGGAAACACAACAATACTTGCactaaaaaatgaatataaatgccATTTGCTCCCTGGTGCTGAACTGGAGACAGAACATTTGAATGCTGCCCATGGAAAGGTAATCTTGAATGAATCTAAACTTTCCATACTTTCTCCCAAATACGGCAAAGAATCTTATGTAGCAGACAACATTAACTATCTTAACAAGTCATTGAAACAAGAATTTCACAAGTCAGTCAGTAATGATTCCGATTTGTTAGAACATAATACAGAAAAATCTGGCTTTTTATGCAGAGAAAAATTAGacataaaatcaaaagaaaatgcagaaactgCAGGCTCTTTAGATGGATCACATATTGTTCCGGTGTCACTTAAAGAAAGTGGCCTACATTTTGATCCAGAATTTTATGAAGACCCTAAATGTGTCAACACATGGGGTTCTTCTATAACAGTATGCAATGAACAAGCAGAATCTGAAAGCAAAAATGGACATAAAGAGATTAGAAGCAATTACAGTGAAGGTGACAGATTCCAggttaattttctttccaaaatggtGAAAGATGACTTAATAATGCTTGATCATAAAGAGCATGTAGAAAAAGAAGAacaactgaatattttaaatcaaaaactaATGAGGCTTGGAAGTCAGAAATTCAGTGAAAGCAAAGTAGCCTGTGAATATGAAGGGAAAACTGAAGCGTTGCAGAAGTCCCTGAAAAATTCGGAACATTTGCAAAACAGAGTACATGATCTTGAGAATGAAAATTTAATTCTCAAGAACAAAGTGAAACCTCTTAATGTTACCATACagtctttgaaaggaaaaatatcaaaatatgatAAGCAAATTCAGGATttagctgaagaaaagaaaaggatgcaaagCCAGTTAGCTAAATCAGAAGACGACAGCAAGGAACGTATTAAGGAAGTAAAGAAGTTGTTAAGAAAATGTAAAGAACTccagaatcagaaaaaaatccttgaggAAGAGAGGAATCAACTCTACAATGGAAGCCAACATACAATGCAGGCACTGCATGATTTTCCAATTAAGAACCAGAAAGTAGAGGAAGAGATGACTGTTGTTACCTGTGAAAAAGAAAGGCTCAAGGCAATGCTAGAGTCCTTGCAAGAGAAATGTTCCATGTTacaggaagcaaacaaaaaacttgaaGTGGACACCTCCCAtcttatgaaagaaaagaattccCTAGAGGGAGAGCTTGAAAGAAATCAGAGCGAAatacagcaaatgaaagaaaaagaaactgcaacAAAATCTGAACTGGAGACCCTTCTTCAGTTAATGCAGACACTGGAAGACAAAAAACTTAACCTTGAAATGACCCTGCAGGAATGTTCTAATACTAAACAGATGCTGCAGAAGGACTTTGAGAAAGTCCAGTCAGATAAAGCTTGTACAGAAAAGAAACTGATGACTCAACTCAGAAATGCAAAAGCAGATATTGatcttttaaaatctaatttgacCAATGCGGACAGAGAATGTGAGAGGTTATCAACGGCAATAACTAATGTCACGGAGGAAAATCAGTTACTTAAGAAAGAGCTTCAGGAATACAGACAAGGAGCTTCCAAATACGAAAGTGACATTAGGAAACTGACTGAGGAACGCCTGCTATTAGAAAATCATCTGCGGACTGTTGAAAATGAGAGAGATGTATTACAGTTTGAATTCCGCCATCTGCATAAGGATTATGCTTATCTCCGGGGCCGAGCTACGGCTCTAGTCCGTGGGCAGAGGAAGCCTGGTTACAGTTCTGGCATCAAGCAAGATTACTGTTGCTCGGAATATTCCACTGAAATTTGCAAAGAAACTTCTGATCCAAAATATACAGCTTTGGAATGCCATTCACAAG ATACGTGGCTGAATTCCACAGATTCACAAGAGGAGATCCTTACACAACAGAAGTGGGCTACAGAAATTTAA